The following are encoded in a window of Oncorhynchus mykiss isolate Arlee chromosome 11, USDA_OmykA_1.1, whole genome shotgun sequence genomic DNA:
- the ypel1 gene encoding protein yippee-like 1, protein MVKMTKSKTFQAYLPSCHRTYSCIHCRAHLANHDELISKSFQGSQGRAYLFNSVVNVGCGPAEERVLLTGLHAVADIYCETCKTTLGWKYEHAFESSQKYKEGKFIIELAHMIKDNGWE, encoded by the exons ATGGTGAAGATGACCAAGTCGAAGACGTTTCAGGCCTACCTGCCCTCGTGTCATCGCACCTACAGCTGTATACACTGTCGGGCACACCTGGCCAACCACGACGAACTCATCTCTAAG tcATTCCAAGGAAGCCAGGGGAGAGCCTACCTCTTTAACTCTGT tgTGAACGTGGGCTGTGGGCCGGCAGAGGAGCGGGTTCTCCTAACAGGTCTACATGCCGTCGCTGACATCTACTGTGAAACCTGTAAAACCACTCTGGGATGGAAATAC GAACATGCATTTGAGAGCAGTCAGAAGTACAAGGAGGGGAAGTTCATCATCGAGCTGGCTCACATGATTAAAGACAATGGTTGGGAGTGA